The DNA segment CGTTGTCGAACGCCACGACGCCGTGCGCGTTGCCGCCCGTCGGGGACACCTGCAGGTACTTGGCCTGCGCGGAGGACGGTCCGGCGTGCGTCCAGACCAGGTCCGCGAAGGCGCTCTTGCCCGGCTTCAGGGTGATCCGGCGCGCGCCCGGGTCCTTGGCGAAGTAGGTGTCACCGTGGTGCGGGGTGGTCTTCAGGGCCGCGTGTCCGGCGCCCTCCAGCGCCAGCCCCGGGTACCCGTCCATCGCGCAGGTGCTCCCACCGGTGTTGGTCACCTTCAGGTAGGTGCCCTGGTGGTTCATGCCGATCTGGCTCGAACCCGCGCTGGCGGTCGTGACCTTCAGCGCCCCCGGGGCGCACGCGGCGGCACCCGGTCCTGCCGTACCGGCCGCGGAGGCCATTCCGGCGCCCGCTCCCGCGGCGAGGGCAACGGCGGCGGCGACGGTGACGGCGGTACGCAGACCACGGATGGTCATCAGTCATCAACTCCTTCTTCTCCGGCACCGGGAGAGACCTCGGTGCACGCCCACCGCCCGGCCCGCACGGCGCTCCCCGGCCCCCGTGAAGGCACCCCCGGCCGCGGAGCCGACCGCGGGACCGGTCGGTGGGTTCTCTTTCGTTCCGCGCCACCCACCCTGGGCGCCCCCACTGATGATCGGCTAACGCGCGGCTAACACCGCGGAAAACAAGGACGCGAGGGCGACAAAGAGGGGCATAACGGGGCCACTAGGAGCAAACCTGGAGGCAAGGGAGCGAAAGAGGCGGGGAGTTCGCGGGGAGCGCGCTCACGCCTGCCAGGGGGGCGCCGGAGCCGATGCGGATGGAGTCGTTCCGATCAGGCGTGCGATGCTGGTGCCTCCCGGATCATGGCAAGAAGTGGGAGTGTACGGCACCGTGAGGGCAGCGATACGGCGGGCTCGGACGAAGACCTGGGACCGCTTCGCGGCATCCGACCCAGGGATGCTGCGGCTGAAGGCGGGGCTGCGGACGGTCGGGGCGATCGTGCTCACGCTCGTCGCCCTCGCCCTGCTCCACACCGGCGTCACGCTGATGGTCGCGGGCGCCATGGCCGCCATGGTCGCCACCTTCGCCATCAAGGAGAAGGAGGTCCGCGGCCAGGCGGTCACCCTGGCGCTGGGCCTGCCCGTCGCGCTCGCCGCCATGTCGCTTGCGGCGGTACTGCACGCCCTGGTCATCCCCGGGGACCTGTTCTTCGTCCTGCTGATCTTCAGCGCCGTCTACGTCCGGCGGTTCGGCGACCGCGGCACCGCGCTCGGACTCATCGGTTTCCAGGTCTACTTCGTCTCGCTGTTCGTGCACGCCACGGTGCCCACCCTCCCCGAGCTGTACCTGACCCTGGGCATCGCCTTCGCCTGCAGCGCCCTCGCCCGCTTCGCCGTCGTCCCGCAGACGCCCCAGCGCACCCTGGACCGGCTGCGCGAGGCCTTCCGGGCCCGCCTCGCCCAGTTGCTGGCCACCCAGCTGGAACTGCTGGACGCCGGCCCCGACGAACGGGACAAGGTCCTCGACGACCTGCGGCGGCACACCGCCCGGCTGCACGAGGCGGCCCTGATGATCCAGGGCCTCCTGGAGGAGGGCACCCGGGACGCGGCCGCGGCGGGGCTGGTGCAGCGCCGCGTCGCGGAGGCCGAGATCGCCGCCGAACGCCTGGGCATGCTGATCCTCAACGCCCGCAGCGCCGAGCGGGCCGACACCCTCACCATGCACCTGCCGCACGCCCCCGTGCCGGCCACGGCGGCCCCCCTCCGCACCGAGGACGAGGCCACCGTCACCCTGCGCCGGGACCTGAACTCCCTGCTCCTGCTGGTCGCGCGGCGCGCGCCCGACGACCGCGGCACCGGGCTGGCCCATGTGCGCAACCGGCTGCTCGGCTACCGCGACGAGGACAACCTGCCGCGCGCCACGCCCGTCGTCCAGGACGTCTTCCGCGGGCTCGGTGAGGCCGCCCGCTCCGTCCTGGGTCTGCGCCTGGCGCTGGACGGCCCGCAGGACGAGTCGGACGACTCCCCGGCCACCACCCGCTCCCGCGAGGAGTTCGACGCCGAGGACCTCGCGATCGTCGGCGCCGAGGAGAGCGACGAGGCGGAGGACGACCGCACCGGGTTCCAGCGGCCCACCACCCGTGCCGCGTTCCAGGTCGCGGTGGGCTCGACCCTGGCCGTCATCGGCGGCGAATTCCTCTCCAGCCAGCGCTGGTACTGGGCGGTGCTGACCTGCTGGGTGGTCTTCCTCAACACCGCGTCCACCGGCGAGATCATGGTCAAGGGCTACCGCCGGCTGGTCGGCACGGTCCTCGGCGTGGTCGCCGGTGTCGCGCTGGCCGGCCTGGTCGGCAATCACACCTGGGCCGCCTTCGCCCTCGTGCTGCTCTGCATCTTCGGGATGTGGTTCACCGCGCCGTTGTCCTACGCGCTGATGTCGTTCTTCGTCACCGCGATGCTCGGGGTGCTCTACACCCTGCTCAACACCTACAGCTTCGCGGTGCTGGTGCTGCGCATCGAGGAGACGGCGCTGGGCGCCGCGTGCGGGATCATCGCCGCCGTCCTCGTCCTGCCGGTGCGCACCGACCGCCGCACGGACGAACTGCTGGGCACGGTGCTGGTCCGGCTGCGGGACGTGGCCTCGGCCGCGGTGGAACAGCTCAGCGGCGGACCGGCCGTCGACCTGCTGGGCAAGGCGCGCGATCTGGACACCGCGCTGGACGAGCTGCGCGCCTCCATCCAGCCCCTGACGCACCCGATCACCCCGCTGCGCGTACGGCGGCGGACCGCCCGCTACCTGGTCGCGCTCCTGGAGACCTCCGCCTACCACGCCCGTTCCCTGGCGGCGACGGCGGAACTGGTGCCGTACAGCAAGACCATCGCGGCCGATCCGCGGCTGGCGGGCGCCGGCCGGCGGATCGCGCACAACATCGACCTGATCGTCGCGCGGGTGCTGGAGGAGTCCGCCGAGGGCGAGGTGGAGTCGGGCGTCAGCATCGCCGCGATGCTGGATGCCGCCGGTTCCGGGGCCCTGCAGTCGGGCACGGTCACCTTCCGCGTGCTGCGCCACCTCCAGCGCCTCGACGAGGGAGTGGTGGGTATCGCCCGCCCGCTCGGCGTGCCGGTGGCGGGCCCGAAGGGCAACAGGTCGTAGCCCTTCGCGCCCCGGCGGCCGCGGGCCGGCTCACCGCAGGGCTCAGGCGCCGCTGCCCGCGCCGGAGCGGCAGTCGGGGTGCCCCCAGCCGTCCGGGTTCTTGGTGATGGGCTCGCCCTTGGCGTAGGAGCGCCCGCAGCGGCAGCGTCCGGGGAACTTGGCGTTCAGCGTCCGCGTCGAGGCCCCGGAGGTCCGCCGCTTCGGCGAGGACGCGGACGTCGCTGCCGCGCCCGAGGCCGGGCGGCGGGATCCGGCGGGCTTGGCGGCGCCCGAGGAGGGCGGCGGCTCCGGGGAGCCGAGGTCGCTGCCGGCGGCCTCCTGGACGACCGCCGCCTGGCTGGCGGCCCGGTCGGCGAGGTCGTTGAGCGGGTCGCCGTCCACCTGGTGCGCCGGCACGTACCGGAATTCCACGGAGCGGCCGGTGAGCAGCTCGTCGATGCGCATCACGAGTTCCTGGTTGGCGACCGGCTTGCCCGCGGCGGTCTTCCACCCCTTGCGTTTCCAGCCGGGCAGCCAGGTGGTGACGGCCTTCATCGCGTACTGGGAGTCCATCCGGATCTCCAGGGCGTCGGCCGGATCGATGGCGGCCAGCAGGCGTTCCAGGGCGGTGAGTTCCGCGACGTTGTTCGTCGCGGTGCCCAGCGGCCCGGCCTCCCACCGCACCACGGTCTCCGCACCGTCGGCGATGACCCAGGCCCAGCCCGCGGGCCCGGGGTTTCCTTTCGAGGCGCCGTCACAGGCGGCGATCACGCGTTCAGCCATGGGCGCGATCATGCCAGCCGGAGAGCCGCCGGGCGAAGTCGCCTCCGCGGGGGCCGGCACCGGGGCGGGCCGGCCGTCGCCTGGTCCGAGGGGCGCGCCCGCCGTCCGGATCAGTTGCCGGCCGTCTTCTCCGGGCGGAGTTCGCTGGGCCGTACGATCACGAAGCCCTCGCCGTCGAGACGGAGCTGGACGGCCTCGCCGGAGCCGCCGCGCAGCATCGATCCGAGGCTCTGCGAACGGTGCAGCGTGGTCTGCAGGCTGCTGCTCCAGCCGACCACGGCATCGGTGTCGACGAAGACCGGGGCCTGCGGGGACACGGGTATGACGACGGGGTTGCCCTCGCACATCACCGCCAGCTTGCCCTGTCCGCTGAAGACGGAGTTGAAGAGTCCGCCGCCGACCATGCCGGCGCCCTTGACGACCTTGATCTCGTAGGAGAGGGACGGGTCGAAGCACAGCACATTGCGGCCGTTGACGGTGAGGCCGTCACCGGGGGCGAGGTCGATGACGAAGCAGTTGGCGGCCTCGTGCGCGAACCACACCTCGCCGCGGCCCCGTACGGCCATCAGCGCCAGCCCCTCGCCGGTGACCGCGCGCTTGAGGAACTTGCCGATTCCCTGCCCCTGCTTCTCGAACTGCAGGTCACCGCGGTAGGCGATCATCGAGCCCTGCCGCGCGTAACACTCGCCGTCCAGGGCGTACTTGATGGACTTGGCGTTCTGCTGGATCATGCCGGGCGCGGCGGCGGGCGTGGCCATGTTCTCGGAGGAGAAGAGATCGCTGTTCATGGCCTGCATGCTAAGCGGGGCGCGGAGCGGTCACGCCGAGAAGTCCGGCGGTGGGCGCGAGGGCGGTGCGGGCCGCCCGGCGGGGCTCGCGGAACGAGGCCGAAACCCGATCACACAGACTGTTGGCCTGTAAACAATGGGACACAAGAACACTCAAATTAGGTAAACCACAGCAGTCGGGCGCAACGTGCTCTAGCGTCACGTCCGACACGGAGGCGGTTGGGTGGCCGGGGGGCTCCAGCCGTGCCGGAAAGGTGAGGGACGACCAAGTGGGGGGCCATGGGGTTGTTCGAAGCTGCCGGATCACGGGTGATGGAGTCACCCGCCGGAACAGCCGGATTAGCGCGTGCGCCACAGCGCGGGGAGAAGGACGGGCACCGGTCGGCCGAGCGCCGGCTCGTGCGGCTGGCGTGGGCCGTGGACGCCGTGGGCACCCTGGTGCCGGTCGGTGTGCTCGGTTCCGTGACGCGGCAGCCGCAGCCGTGGCTGACGGCGGTGCTGGCCTGTCTTGCGTGGCTGGCGGTCGGCACAACGAAGAATCGTTACACCCGAGATGAACTGAGCGGGGGCGACACGGCACTGCCGGTCCTGCGGGACTGGCTGACCATGCTGGGCGTGCTGGCCGTCATCTGTGTCGGGGCACGGATCGAGACGGACCTCGAGGTCTGTGTGCTCGCGCTGCTGCCCTGCCTGGGGCTGAGCGTGGCCCGGCGCAAGCTCGTCCACCGGTATCTGCTGGCGATGCGCCGCCGTGCGCAGGCGTTGCGGCGCGTCCTGGTCGTCGGGGAGGCCGGCGCCGTCGATGTGGTGCTCGCGGAGCTGGCGCACCGTACGGACCACGAATACGTGGTCGTCGGCAGCTGCCTCGTCGGCGAGGAGACCACCGACTCGGTGCTGCCGGTGGCCGCCCGGATCGCCTCCGACGGGGAGTCGCCCGAAGGGGCGCTGGACGGCGAGACCGTCCTGCGGTGCGCCGCGGAACTCGACGCCGATCTCGTCTTCGTGGCGCCGGGGCGCCGGCTCTCGGCTCCGCGAGTACGGCGACTGGCCTGGGCGTTGCACGACGAGGGGCGGAATCTGGCCATACTTCCGGGGCTGATCGACGTCTCACAGCACCGGGTCCGGCTGGCCAAGGCGGCGGGCCTGACCGTGATGCACATCGACCCGGCGGCGCGACGGGGGCTGCCGGTGCTGCTGAAGCAGGCCACCGACCGGCTGGGGGCCCTGCTGCTGCTCGTGCTGCTCGCCCCGGTGTTCGCCGCGGTGGCGGCGGCCATAAGGCTCACCACGGCGGGCCCGGTCTTCTACTGGCAGGTCCGGGTCGGCAGGGATCTGACGCCGTTTCGGATGTGGAAGTTCCGCACGATGGTGGTCGCCGCCGACCGGATGCGGGCCGCGCTGGAGTCGGCGAACGAGAACGACGGGGCGATGTTCAAGATCCGGCGCGATCCCCGGGTGACCCGGGTGGGCCGGCTGCTGCGGCGCTTCTCCCTGGACGAACTGCCCCAGCTCTTCAACGTCCTGGCCGGCCATATGTCCTTGGTCGGGCCGCGGCCGCCGCTTCCCGAGGAGGTCGAGCGGTACGACGGGACCGAGGTCCGGCGGCTGTCCGTCAAGCCGGGACTGACCGGCCTGTGGCAGATCAGCGGGCGGTCCGACCTGTCCTGGGACGAGACCGTGGCACTGGACCTGAGCTATGTGGACAACTGGTCCTACGGCCGGGACATCGGTGTGCTGATGCGGACCGTGCGCGCCGTGGTGGACGGGCGCGGTGCCTACTAGGGAAACAGGGCTCCGGTGTGCGGCCGGCGCCTCGCCGAGGGGCGGGCGCCGGCCGCACACCAGGGGACGGGCCTCACACCCGGGCCGTCTCCTCCTGCCACGCCCGGTAGGTGCGGGCGATGCCCTCGGCCAGCGGGATGGTGGGCGACCAGCCCAGTGCCCGCATCCTGCTGATGTCGAGCAGCTTGCGCGGGGTGCCGTCGGGGCGGGACGGGTCGAAGGAGATGCGTCCCTCGTATCCGACGGCGGTGGCGACGCAGGAGGCGAGGTCGGCGATGGTCAGGTCCTCGCCGCAGCCGACGTTGACGGTGTCGTCGCCGTCGTAGCGGCGCAGCAGCACCTCGCAGGCCGCGGCCAGGTCGTCGACGTGCAGGAACTCGCGCAGCGGGGTGCCGGTGCCCCAGAGGGTGAGTTCCTCCTGCCCCTTCTCCTTCGCCTCGTGGAAGCGGCGGATGAGCGCGGGCAGGACGTGCGAGGTCTCCAGGTCGAAGTTGTCGCCGGGTCCGTAGAGGTTCGTCGGCATGGCGGAGATGAAGGAGGCTCCGTACTGCCGGCGGTAGGAGCGGATCTGGACCAGTCCGGCGATCTTGGCTATCGCGTACGCCTCGTTGGTGGGCTCCAGCGGCCCGCTCAGCAGGGCGTCCTCGGTGATGGGCTGCGCGGCGTGCTTGGGGTAGATGCAGCTCGATCCGAGGAACAGCAGCCGGCGGACCCCGGCCTGGTGCGCGCCGGCGATGACGCTGAGCTGGATGCTCAGGTTGTCCTCCAGGAACTGCACCGGGTAGGTGCTGTTGGCCATGATTCCGCCGACTTTGGCGGCCGCCAGGACGACGGCATCGGGCCGGGCGGCGCGCAGGAACTCCGCGGTGGCCTCGGCGTCCCGCAGGTCGAGTTCCGCGTGCGTACGGGTCACCACGTCATAGCCCTGTGCGGTCAGCCGCCGGGCCACGGCGGATCCCACCAGTCCTCGGTGGCCCGCGACGAAGACGCGGGCGGGTGTGGGCAGCAAGTCATCCATGGGGCGGATTGTGTCAGTTATCCCGATACGTCCACCGGCTATTTCAGGAAATGCCTGCCGCTCTCCGCCCTCGACCACCGGCCGGGGAGCGGGTAGCGTCCACGCCCCGCGGTCCGCCGGCGCGTGGGAAATCCATTGATCGATCCCGATGTACATCACTTCTCGTGGGGGGAAGCCATGCCGAAAACCGCGGTCATCACCGGAATCACCGGACAGGACGGTTCCTATCTCGCCGAATTGCTGCTCGGCAAGGGCTATGAGGTGCACGGGCTGATGCGACGCTCGTCGAGCTTCAACACCGAGCGCATCGACCACATCTACCAGGACCCGCACACCCCGGACCGCAGACTGGTGCTGCACCACTGCGACCTCTCGGACGGGGTCGCCCTGGTGAACCTGCTGCGCGATGTACGGCCCGACGAGGTCTACAACCTCGGGGCCCAGTCCCATGTCCGGGTCTCCTTCGACGCTCCGCTGTACACCGGCGACGTGACCGGGCTGGGCGCCGTACGACTGCTGGAGGCCATCCGCGCCAGCGGGGTGCAGACCCGGCTCTACCAGGCCTCGTCCTCGGAGATGTTCGGCTCCACCCCGCCTCCGCAGAACGAGGCGACGCCCTTCCACCCGCGCAGCCCGTACGGCTGCGCCAAGGTCATGGCGTACTGGTCCACGGTCAACTACCGCGAGGCGTACGGCCTGTTCGGGGTGAACGGCATCCTCTTCAACCACGAGAGCCCGCGGCGGGGCGAGACCTTCGTCACCCGCAAGATAACCCGCGCGGTGGCCCGCATCCAGGCAGGTCTGCAGGAACACCTCTACCTGGGCAACCTCGACGCCGTCCGCGACTGGGGCTACGCCCCGGAGTACGTGGAGGCCATGTGGCTGATGCTCCAGCGGGACGAGCCCGACGACTACGTGGTGGCGACCGGTGTGGCGGCGACCGTGCGCGACTTCCTGCAGGCCGCGTTCGCCACGGTCGACCTGGACTGGGAGCGCTATGTGCGCTTCGATGCGAAGTACGAGCGCCCCTCCGAAGTGGACGCGCTCATCGGCGACGCGTCCAAGGCCAAGAGCCTGCTGGACTGGTCGGCGAAGGTGCAGTTCGACGAACTCGCCCGGATCATGGTCGAGTCGGACGTGCGGCAGCTCACGGACGAACTCTCCGGCCACCGGGTGCGGGTGGACCGATGACGGCTCCCGCCACCGACCGCCGGCTGAGCGGCTTCAGCGGCGCCGGCTACGACAAGGGCCGGGGGCTGCTGACCCAGGCCGCCTGGTTCGCCGTGCTCAACCTCGTGTTCATGAAGTGGTGGTTTCCGCCGCGGCTGCGGCCCCCGCTGCTGCGGGCGTTCGGCGCCCGGGTCGGCGAACGGGTGCTGATACGGCACCGGGTGCGGGTGCAGTGGCCGTGGAAGCTGACGGTCGGCGACGACGTCTGGGTCGGCGAGGACTCCTGGCTGATCAACCTGGAGCCGATCACCATCGCGAGCGACGTGTGTGTCTCCCAGGGTGCCGTGCTGTGCACCGGAAGCCACCAACGGCGCTCACCCACCTTCGAGTTCGACAATGCGCCGATCCATCTGGCGGAGGGGTCCTGGGTGGCCGCCCGCGCCATGGTGCTGCGCGGCGTCACCGTCGGGGCGGGCGCGGTGGTCGGCGCCGGCGCGGTGGCCCACCGCGATGTGCCGCCGGGCGTCGTGCACACCACCGGGGGTGCGGCATGAGGATCACCCATGTGGTGACCCTGGTCAGCGACGACGGGGCGTACGGCGGTCCGGTGAGCGTGGCGACCGGGCAACTGGGCGAACTGGCCTCGCGCGGCCACGAGGTGGAGCTGGTATCGCTGTG comes from the Streptomyces angustmyceticus genome and includes:
- a CDS encoding DUF4232 domain-containing protein yields the protein MTIRGLRTAVTVAAAVALAAGAGAGMASAAGTAGPGAAACAPGALKVTTASAGSSQIGMNHQGTYLKVTNTGGSTCAMDGYPGLALEGAGHAALKTTPHHGDTYFAKDPGARRITLKPGKSAFADLVWTHAGPSSAQAKYLQVSPTGGNAHGVVAFDNAVDGGKLSVTAWSATPPAAS
- a CDS encoding ribonuclease H family protein — encoded protein: MIAPMAERVIAACDGASKGNPGPAGWAWVIADGAETVVRWEAGPLGTATNNVAELTALERLLAAIDPADALEIRMDSQYAMKAVTTWLPGWKRKGWKTAAGKPVANQELVMRIDELLTGRSVEFRYVPAHQVDGDPLNDLADRAASQAAVVQEAAGSDLGSPEPPPSSGAAKPAGSRRPASGAAATSASSPKRRTSGASTRTLNAKFPGRCRCGRSYAKGEPITKNPDGWGHPDCRSGAGSGA
- a CDS encoding sugar transferase — translated: MGLFEAAGSRVMESPAGTAGLARAPQRGEKDGHRSAERRLVRLAWAVDAVGTLVPVGVLGSVTRQPQPWLTAVLACLAWLAVGTTKNRYTRDELSGGDTALPVLRDWLTMLGVLAVICVGARIETDLEVCVLALLPCLGLSVARRKLVHRYLLAMRRRAQALRRVLVVGEAGAVDVVLAELAHRTDHEYVVVGSCLVGEETTDSVLPVAARIASDGESPEGALDGETVLRCAAELDADLVFVAPGRRLSAPRVRRLAWALHDEGRNLAILPGLIDVSQHRVRLAKAAGLTVMHIDPAARRGLPVLLKQATDRLGALLLLVLLAPVFAAVAAAIRLTTAGPVFYWQVRVGRDLTPFRMWKFRTMVVAADRMRAALESANENDGAMFKIRRDPRVTRVGRLLRRFSLDELPQLFNVLAGHMSLVGPRPPLPEEVERYDGTEVRRLSVKPGLTGLWQISGRSDLSWDETVALDLSYVDNWSYGRDIGVLMRTVRAVVDGRGAY
- a CDS encoding FUSC family protein — its product is MLRLKAGLRTVGAIVLTLVALALLHTGVTLMVAGAMAAMVATFAIKEKEVRGQAVTLALGLPVALAAMSLAAVLHALVIPGDLFFVLLIFSAVYVRRFGDRGTALGLIGFQVYFVSLFVHATVPTLPELYLTLGIAFACSALARFAVVPQTPQRTLDRLREAFRARLAQLLATQLELLDAGPDERDKVLDDLRRHTARLHEAALMIQGLLEEGTRDAAAAGLVQRRVAEAEIAAERLGMLILNARSAERADTLTMHLPHAPVPATAAPLRTEDEATVTLRRDLNSLLLLVARRAPDDRGTGLAHVRNRLLGYRDEDNLPRATPVVQDVFRGLGEAARSVLGLRLALDGPQDESDDSPATTRSREEFDAEDLAIVGAEESDEAEDDRTGFQRPTTRAAFQVAVGSTLAVIGGEFLSSQRWYWAVLTCWVVFLNTASTGEIMVKGYRRLVGTVLGVVAGVALAGLVGNHTWAAFALVLLCIFGMWFTAPLSYALMSFFVTAMLGVLYTLLNTYSFAVLVLRIEETALGAACGIIAAVLVLPVRTDRRTDELLGTVLVRLRDVASAAVEQLSGGPAVDLLGKARDLDTALDELRASIQPLTHPITPLRVRRRTARYLVALLETSAYHARSLAATAELVPYSKTIAADPRLAGAGRRIAHNIDLIVARVLEESAEGEVESGVSIAAMLDAAGSGALQSGTVTFRVLRHLQRLDEGVVGIARPLGVPVAGPKGNRS
- a CDS encoding AIM24 family protein, yielding MNSDLFSSENMATPAAAPGMIQQNAKSIKYALDGECYARQGSMIAYRGDLQFEKQGQGIGKFLKRAVTGEGLALMAVRGRGEVWFAHEAANCFVIDLAPGDGLTVNGRNVLCFDPSLSYEIKVVKGAGMVGGGLFNSVFSGQGKLAVMCEGNPVVIPVSPQAPVFVDTDAVVGWSSSLQTTLHRSQSLGSMLRGGSGEAVQLRLDGEGFVIVRPSELRPEKTAGN
- the gmd gene encoding GDP-mannose 4,6-dehydratase; amino-acid sequence: MPKTAVITGITGQDGSYLAELLLGKGYEVHGLMRRSSSFNTERIDHIYQDPHTPDRRLVLHHCDLSDGVALVNLLRDVRPDEVYNLGAQSHVRVSFDAPLYTGDVTGLGAVRLLEAIRASGVQTRLYQASSSEMFGSTPPPQNEATPFHPRSPYGCAKVMAYWSTVNYREAYGLFGVNGILFNHESPRRGETFVTRKITRAVARIQAGLQEHLYLGNLDAVRDWGYAPEYVEAMWLMLQRDEPDDYVVATGVAATVRDFLQAAFATVDLDWERYVRFDAKYERPSEVDALIGDASKAKSLLDWSAKVQFDELARIMVESDVRQLTDELSGHRVRVDR
- a CDS encoding LbetaH domain-containing protein encodes the protein MTAPATDRRLSGFSGAGYDKGRGLLTQAAWFAVLNLVFMKWWFPPRLRPPLLRAFGARVGERVLIRHRVRVQWPWKLTVGDDVWVGEDSWLINLEPITIASDVCVSQGAVLCTGSHQRRSPTFEFDNAPIHLAEGSWVAARAMVLRGVTVGAGAVVGAGAVAHRDVPPGVVHTTGGAA
- a CDS encoding GDP-L-fucose synthase family protein codes for the protein MDDLLPTPARVFVAGHRGLVGSAVARRLTAQGYDVVTRTHAELDLRDAEATAEFLRAARPDAVVLAAAKVGGIMANSTYPVQFLEDNLSIQLSVIAGAHQAGVRRLLFLGSSCIYPKHAAQPITEDALLSGPLEPTNEAYAIAKIAGLVQIRSYRRQYGASFISAMPTNLYGPGDNFDLETSHVLPALIRRFHEAKEKGQEELTLWGTGTPLREFLHVDDLAAACEVLLRRYDGDDTVNVGCGEDLTIADLASCVATAVGYEGRISFDPSRPDGTPRKLLDISRMRALGWSPTIPLAEGIARTYRAWQEETARV